A window of the Lolium perenne isolate Kyuss_39 chromosome 7, Kyuss_2.0, whole genome shotgun sequence genome harbors these coding sequences:
- the LOC127317888 gene encoding glutamate receptor 2.8 isoform X2: MKEMERTLTIALLQLLPFLALSGAASEAVNAGIGALQPVGGASTERGVSISVPPEAYHMLVEQTGTASHEDPTATAEIKRKNARILARKNSGALTRHYVKKLKIAVPGRNSFKDFVNATTQKVTGYCIDVFKAAVKKLPHDLDYEFNVFDGSYDEIVHNVSSGIFDAAVGDITITYERAVYVDFTMPYSESGVSLLVLSENDSKSTIEWVFLKPLTMELWLATVGGFFFTALVVWMIERPKNLEYQGSSSRQCSAALYFSFSTLTFSHGQIIKSPLSKIVVVIWCFVVLVIVQSYTASLSSILTAKRLRPSVTDLDQLLSTGDYIGYHSGSFVYSILTKQGFDGKRLRPYTKKEEYANALRNGSKNGGVSVIVDEIPYITSFLSDPQYYNEFQMVNRIYKTPGFSFAFPRHSPLVHNLSVAILDLTSGDEGSRIQAEWFGKTTSLPDYGIPKTDSAPLTLRSFSGLFIITSADGDGGSEGHGGSDPLQNDLGNGSMTDQPHHEARNVDPQGIHRSGESVADEESNGSVPAHTIQIETSTG; encoded by the exons ATGAAAGAAATGGAGCGCACGTTGACCATTGCTTTGCTGCAGCTGCTCCCGTTTCTCGCGCTCTCCGGTGCGGCGTCTGAGGCGGTGAATGCCGGCATCGGAGCTCTGCAGCCGGTAGGGGGCGCCAGCACCGAGCGCGGCGTGAGCATTTCCGTGCCGCCGGAGGCGTACCACATGCTGGTTGAACAGACTGGGACTGCCTCACACGAAGACCCTACTGCAACGGCTG AAATCAAGAGGAAGAATGCCAGAATATTAGCGAGAAAAAATTCAGGAGCTTTGACTAGACACTACGTGAAGAAACTGAAGATCGCTGTGCCAGGGCGTAATAGTTTTAAAGATTTTGTGAATGCAACTACTCAAAAGGTCACCGGCTACTGCATTGATGTCTTTAAGGCTGCTGTGAAGAAACTACCACATGATCTGGATTATGAATTCAACGTCTTTGACGGTTCCTATGACGAAATAGTGCACAATGTGTCTTCAGGG ATCTTCGATGCCGCAGTGGGTGACATAACTATAACTTATGAGCGAGCTGTATATGTGGACTTCACGATGCCATACTCCGAGTCTGGTGTGTCACTGCTTGTGCTCAGCGAGAATGACTCTAAATCAACAATTGAATGGGTATTCTTAAAGCCGCTAACGATGGAACTTTGGCTAGCAACTGTGGGTGGCTTCTTCTTCACTGCACTAGTTGTGTGGATGATTGAGCGGCCCAAAAATCTGGAGTACCAAGGATCAAGTTCGAGACAGTGCAGTGCTGCTCTGTACTTTTCTTTCTCGACCTTGACATTTTCTCATG GCCAAATTATTAAAAGCCCTCTGTCGAAAATTGTTGTGGTTATATGGTGCTTTGTTGTGCTAGTTATAGTGCAGAGCTACACAGCTAGCTTATCCTCCATTCTGACTGCAAAGAGGCTCCGGCCCTCAGTGACTGATCTTGACCAGCTACTGTCAACTGGTGACTATATTGGATACCATTCTGGATCATTTGTATATTCTATCCTTACAAAACAAGGGTTTGATGGAAAAAGGTTAAGGCCCTATACAAAGAAAGAGGAATATGCAAATGCTTTGAGGAATGGGTCTAAGAATGGAGGTGTCTCGGTTATAGTTGATGAGATCCCCTACATAACATCTTTTCTCTCTGACCCTCAGTACTATAATGAATTCCAGATGGTTAACCGCATATACAAGACACCTGGATTTAGTTTT GCGTTTCCCCGACATTCTCCATTGGTGCATAATCTTTCGGTAGCCATCTTGGACCTGACAAGTGGGGATGAGGGCTCACGAATTCAAGCGGAATGGTTTGGTAAAACGACGTCCTTGCCAGATTATGGCATCCCCAAGACAGATTCGGCACCTCTCACTTTGAGAAGTTTCTCTGgtctcttcatcatcact AGTGCTGATGGGGATGGTGGAAGTGAAGGCCACGGAGGATCAGATCCGTTGCAGAACGACTTGGGCAATGGGTCTATGACTGATCAACCCCACCATGAAGCCAGAAATGTAGATCCCCAGGGTATCCATAGGAGTGGAGAAAGTGTTGCTGACGAAGAATCGAACGGCTCTGTGCCCGCGCACACCATCCAGATCGAGACAAGCACTGGCTGA
- the LOC127317888 gene encoding glutamate receptor 2.8 isoform X1, with product MKEMERTLTIALLQLLPFLALSGAASEAVNAGIGALQPVGGASTERGVSISVPPEAYHMLVEQTGTASHEDPTATAEIKRKNARILARKNSGALTRHYVKKLKIAVPGRNSFKDFVNATTQKVTGYCIDVFKAAVKKLPHDLDYEFNVFDGSYDEIVHNVSSGIFDAAVGDITITYERAVYVDFTMPYSESGVSLLVLSENDSKSTIEWVFLKPLTMELWLATVGGFFFTALVVWMIERPKNLEYQGSSSRQCSAALYFSFSTLTFSHGQIIKSPLSKIVVVIWCFVVLVIVQSYTASLSSILTAKRLRPSVTDLDQLLSTGDYIGYHSGSFVYSILTKQGFDGKRLRPYTKKEEYANALRNGSKNGGVSVIVDEIPYITSFLSDPQYYNEFQMVNRIYKTPGFSFAFPRHSPLVHNLSVAILDLTSGDEGSRIQAEWFGKTTSLPDYGIPKTDSAPLTLRSFSGLFIITVCISALMLLISIARSVHAKYTKVRDSDMQSADGDGGSEGHGGSDPLQNDLGNGSMTDQPHHEARNVDPQGIHRSGESVADEESNGSVPAHTIQIETSTG from the exons ATGAAAGAAATGGAGCGCACGTTGACCATTGCTTTGCTGCAGCTGCTCCCGTTTCTCGCGCTCTCCGGTGCGGCGTCTGAGGCGGTGAATGCCGGCATCGGAGCTCTGCAGCCGGTAGGGGGCGCCAGCACCGAGCGCGGCGTGAGCATTTCCGTGCCGCCGGAGGCGTACCACATGCTGGTTGAACAGACTGGGACTGCCTCACACGAAGACCCTACTGCAACGGCTG AAATCAAGAGGAAGAATGCCAGAATATTAGCGAGAAAAAATTCAGGAGCTTTGACTAGACACTACGTGAAGAAACTGAAGATCGCTGTGCCAGGGCGTAATAGTTTTAAAGATTTTGTGAATGCAACTACTCAAAAGGTCACCGGCTACTGCATTGATGTCTTTAAGGCTGCTGTGAAGAAACTACCACATGATCTGGATTATGAATTCAACGTCTTTGACGGTTCCTATGACGAAATAGTGCACAATGTGTCTTCAGGG ATCTTCGATGCCGCAGTGGGTGACATAACTATAACTTATGAGCGAGCTGTATATGTGGACTTCACGATGCCATACTCCGAGTCTGGTGTGTCACTGCTTGTGCTCAGCGAGAATGACTCTAAATCAACAATTGAATGGGTATTCTTAAAGCCGCTAACGATGGAACTTTGGCTAGCAACTGTGGGTGGCTTCTTCTTCACTGCACTAGTTGTGTGGATGATTGAGCGGCCCAAAAATCTGGAGTACCAAGGATCAAGTTCGAGACAGTGCAGTGCTGCTCTGTACTTTTCTTTCTCGACCTTGACATTTTCTCATG GCCAAATTATTAAAAGCCCTCTGTCGAAAATTGTTGTGGTTATATGGTGCTTTGTTGTGCTAGTTATAGTGCAGAGCTACACAGCTAGCTTATCCTCCATTCTGACTGCAAAGAGGCTCCGGCCCTCAGTGACTGATCTTGACCAGCTACTGTCAACTGGTGACTATATTGGATACCATTCTGGATCATTTGTATATTCTATCCTTACAAAACAAGGGTTTGATGGAAAAAGGTTAAGGCCCTATACAAAGAAAGAGGAATATGCAAATGCTTTGAGGAATGGGTCTAAGAATGGAGGTGTCTCGGTTATAGTTGATGAGATCCCCTACATAACATCTTTTCTCTCTGACCCTCAGTACTATAATGAATTCCAGATGGTTAACCGCATATACAAGACACCTGGATTTAGTTTT GCGTTTCCCCGACATTCTCCATTGGTGCATAATCTTTCGGTAGCCATCTTGGACCTGACAAGTGGGGATGAGGGCTCACGAATTCAAGCGGAATGGTTTGGTAAAACGACGTCCTTGCCAGATTATGGCATCCCCAAGACAGATTCGGCACCTCTCACTTTGAGAAGTTTCTCTGgtctcttcatcatcactgtaTGTATCTCAGCACTCATGCTGTTGATAAGCATTGCCAGGTCAGTTCATGCCAAATACACAAAAGTGAGAGATTCTGATATGCAGAGTGCTGATGGGGATGGTGGAAGTGAAGGCCACGGAGGATCAGATCCGTTGCAGAACGACTTGGGCAATGGGTCTATGACTGATCAACCCCACCATGAAGCCAGAAATGTAGATCCCCAGGGTATCCATAGGAGTGGAGAAAGTGTTGCTGACGAAGAATCGAACGGCTCTGTGCCCGCGCACACCATCCAGATCGAGACAAGCACTGGCTGA